Below is a window of Spelaeicoccus albus DNA.
ACCGAACTCGACGCGGCCGAGGCCGCACTCGCCGAGCTCGACGCCACCACACGCGAGCTCGAGACCGAGCAGAACTCGCTCACGGCCAGGCTCGACGCATTGCAGATCGGGTTGGCCCGGCAAGACGGTTCCGGCGTCCTGCTCGATTCCGGGAGTCCCGGCGTCCTCGGGTCCGTCACGTCGCTGCTCAGCGTGAAATCCGGCTACGAGAACGCCGTCACCGCCGCCTTGGGACGGGTCGCGGACGCGGTGGTCGTGGACTCGGTCGATTCGGCAGTGGACGCCGTCCGATATCTCAAAGACGGCGAGGCCGGCAGATCCGAACTCGTCATCGCGAACGGTGCGGACGGGCCGGCTCCGGCCCCGGCGCACGACGGCGGCACGCCGGCAATTGACGTCGTCACGCCGAAACCGGCGTTGAAATCCGCGATTGCGCGGCTGCTTGCCGGGACCGTCATCGTCGACGGCATCGCCGAAGCACGCGAACTTGTCGCGCGGTCCGGCGACGTCACCGCAGTGACGCGGGACGGCGACGTGTTCTCGGCCTCCCGCGCGCTGGGCGGAACCGTGGGCGAGAGTCCGAGCCTGCTGGCCCTGCAAACCGCCGTCGACGAGGCTGGGGCCCGTCAGAGCGAGATCGAGCACGAGCTCGAGCGCGTCCGCTTTGCCCGTGCCGGCGCCGACGAACGCGTGCAGAAGGCCTCGGCCGACGTCGACGCCGCCATGGCGGAACTGCACGCGTCGGACGCGCGGCTCGCCGCGGTTGCCGAACAGCTGGGCAGGCTCGGATCACAGACCCGGTCCGCCGCCGCCGAAGCCGAACGGCTCGAGAAACAGGTGGCCACAACCGAGGAATCCCTCGAGACCGAGCGGAAGAAACTCGCCGACGTCACCGAGCGGCTCGCGGCGGCCGAGGACGCGGACGAGGGCGACCAGGAACCCGATACCGACGCGCGCGACGACCTTGCCGACAAGGCCCGGATGGCGCGCGCCGCGGAAATGGACGCGAAACTGGCGCTGCGCACCGGCGAAGAACGTGCGCACGCATTGGCCGGCAGGGTGAAATCGCTCGAGGCCGCTGCCCGCACCGAACGCAACGCCCGGGCCGAAGCTGCCCGGCGCGCCGAGATCCGCCAACAGCAATCACAACGGGCCCAGGCAGTGGCGTCCGCCGCGGACGCCGTCGCCGAGGCGCTCTCCGGGTCCATGACCCGCGCCGCCGAAGCGCGCGACGAGGCCGAGCGTGAACACGCGGCCGGTGAAGAGACGCTCGGCAAGCTGCGCACAACGGTCGACGAACTGCAGGGTGAATTGAACGAGCTCACCGACACCGTGCATTCGGGAGAGGTGGCGCGCACTCAGCAGCGGCTGCAGATCGAGGCATTGCAGTCCCGCGCCGTCGACGAGCTCGGCATCACGGCCGAACACCTTGTCGACGAATTCGGCCCGGACCGCCCGGTGCCGGTGGCTTCTCCGGGTAACGATTCCGCGGACGGCGGCCCGGAGGGCGGCAATGAACGGGACGACGGGCCGGGGGCCGGCAACGAACGGGACACCGTGCCGTACGTCCGTGCCGAGCAAGAGAAACGACTGAAGAGCGCCGAACGCGATTTGAACAAACTCGGCCGCGTGAACCCGCTGGCGCTCGAGGAATTCAACGCGTTGGAAGAGCGGCACAAGTTCCTGGAGACCCAGCTGGACGATTTGAAACGCTCCCGCGGCGACCTGCTCGATATCGTCAGCGATGTGGACAAACGCGTCGAAGAGGTCTTCACCGAGGCGTTCCACGATACTGCCGAGCAGTTCACCGTCGTCTTCGACAGACTGTTCCCGGGCGGCGAGGGCAAGCTGGTGCTGACAAATCCGGACGACATGCTCACGACCGGTATCGATGTCGAGGCTCGTCCGGCGGGCAAGAAGGTCAAACGGCTGTCGCTGCTGTCCGGCGGCGAACGATCGCTCACGGCCGTCGCACTGCTCGTGGCGATCTTCAAGGCGCGGCCCAGTCCGTTCTACGTGATGGACGAGGTCGAGGCGGCGCTGGACGACACCAACCTGTCTCGGCTGATCACGATTTTCGACGAACTGCGCGAATCGAGCCAGCTGATAGTGATCACCCACCAAAAACGCACCATGGAGGTCGCCGACGCGTTGTACGGCGTCTCGATGCGCGGCGACGGCGTCAGCGCCGTCATCAGCCAGCGCCTCGATGGTCGTCACGACGCAGCTGCCGGGCAGGAAACTGTCAGCGAATCGTGATGTTGGCCTCCGACGGGCCGGCCGGGCACCCCGCTATCATAGGGAGGTACCCCACGTCGACGACAGACAGACATTTGGAGAGCTCCGCCAGTGCACACCGCGCAACAACCACCCGCTAGGCAGGATCGATGAGCATCGTCATCATCGGCCTCGTGGTATGCGTGGCTATTGCCGTGCTGATCGTGCTCCTTGTCGCCTTGCCGGGGCTGCGATCCGAAGGTCGCATCCCCGACAACGAGACTCAGAATTTCCGCCTGCCCGGATCGTGGACGGGATTCGACGACGAGGACTCGGTCGACGACTTGTTCACCGGCGACGGTGACGAATTCGAACCGGCCGGGCTCGTGGCGGCCGACGAGAAGGAATCGCGAGAAGCCAAACGCGCCAGAAGGCAGCGTGCGAAGGCCGAACGGGCAATCGCCGAGAAACGCTCCGAGGAGCCCGGACCGGACGAGCGCGGGACGGGCGGCGACCAAGAACTGCCGAAAAAGGCGCCGGCGGAAAAATCGCGACGGCCCGAGCCGGCGGTTGCCGCGTCGTCCGACGCTCAACCCGTTGCCGCTCGTGTTGCCGAATCGCCGGACGCAGAGCAGGACGCCAAGCAGAACACCGAGGCGGGCCGGGGCGCCGAGCCCGAATACGTGCCGCGACTGCAATCGATGCGCCATGCCATGCCGCCGGTATGGGCGGGCCGACCGCGCACCCGGCACTGGCGTGCACCGGAATCCGGCGAGGGATTGAAAACCGCCGCAAAGCTCCTGATCGGCTGACGCCGCGGACCACCGCCGGGTCGGCCCGGCGTCGACTCCGCTCCGGCTCCCTCCGATGCAGGGAAGCCCTTCTATCCATGAGAGACTGACCAACCGTGGACGCTACCGAACTTCTCGTATTCATCATTGTCTTCGTCGTCGTGGTGGCGGGTGTCGCCACGACGCTCGTCACCGGCGCCAAGCGGCGTGCCAAGAGCGCGCTGCAACGCCGGCCCCGTGGCGGCACTGCGACCGCCGAGGACGAGTCCGGCACGGTTCAAGAAGAGCGTGCCGCCGGTGACGAATCCGCCTCGGAGCCCGGCGACACACTGACCGCGCCGACCGAACCGGCCCCTCTCGAAACACCCACCGAGCCGCGAACCAGGCTGGCACGCCTGCGCGCCCGTTTGGCGAAGTCCAACTCGGGCCTGGGCCGTGGGTTGCTGGCGTTGTTGTCCCGGGACACGCTTGACGAAGAGACGTGGGAAGAGATCGAGGACACGCTGCTCCTTGCCGATGTGGGCGTCGACCCGACCACCGAACTCGTCGACACGCTACGCGAACGAGTCCGCGTGCTCGGCACGAAGGAGCCCGACCAGCTGCGCGCCCTGCTGCGCGAAGAGCTCATTAAACTCGTCGACCCGACGATGGAGCGCGAACTGAGCGTCACGGCCGCGCCGGGCCGGCCCGCCGTCGTCCTCGTCGTCGGCGTGAACGGCACCGGAAAGACCACGACCGTCGGCAAGCTTGCCCGCGTACTCGTGGCGGAGGACAAGGACGTCGTGCTGGGCGCGGCCGATACATTCCGAGCCGCCGCCGCCGATCAGCTGCAGACGTGGGGCGAACGCGTCGGCGTGCCCACGGTTCGTTCGGACAAGGAAGGTGCCGACCCGGCGTCCGTGGCGCACGACGCAGTGCGTGCCGGCATCGACGGCGAATCGGACGTCGTACTGATCGACACCGCCGGGAGGCTGCAGAACAAGGTCGGGCTCATGGATCAGCTCGGCAAGGTCAAGCGCGTGGCCGAACGGGCGCTGGACGGCGGCACGATCGATGAAGTGCTGCTGGTGCTCGATGCGACGACGGGCCAGAACGGGATGCAGCAGGCCAAGGTCTTTTCCGAAGTCGTCGACATCAGCGGGATCGTGCTGACCAAATTGGACGGAACGGCGAAGGGCGGCATAGTCGTCGCGGTCCAGCGGGCGCTCGGCGTCCCCGTGAAGTTGATCGGTCTGGGAGAAGGGCCCGACGACCTGGCCCCGTTCACTGCCGAAGAATTCGTCGACGCGCTGCTGGACTGACCCGCCCGCGCGCCTCACCTTCCGCCGAGTGGTGGCGAATGGCTGCGAAATCGCCGATTTCGCAGCCGTTCGCCACCACTCGGCGAAGTGCGAGGGGGCATAACAGCCGTTCGCCACCACTCGGCGCAGCGTTTTCCTCGCGGCTGTCGCGGCGCGATTGGAGGGGCCGGGCCCGGCGATTGTAGGCTTGAGGAATGTTCAATTCGCTTTCCGACCGTCTCACGACGACGTTCAAGAATCTTCGCGGCAAGGGCCGGCTGTCCGAGGCCGACGTCGATGCGACGATTCGCGAGATCAGGCGTGCTCTGCTGGACGCGGACGTCGCGCTGCCGGTTGTGCGCGGATTCACCGGGAAAGTGCGTGAACGGGCGCTGTCGGCCGAGGTCTCGGCAGCGCTGAATCCGGCTCAGCAGATCGTCAAGATCGTCAACGACCAGCTGGTCGAGGTCCTCGGAGGGGAAACACGGCGGCTTCAATTCGCCAAAAACCCGCCCACCGTCATCATGCTGGCCGGCCTGCAAGGCGCCGGTAAGACGACCCTGGCCGGCAAGCTCGGCAAATACCTGGCGGCCGAGGGGCACACGCCGCTGCTGGTGGCCAGCGACCTCCAACGGCCGAATGCCGTCACGCAGCTGCAGGTGGTCGGCGAACGGGCGGGCGTGCCGGTTTACGCCCCCGAGCCGGGCAACGGCATCGGCGATCCGATCGCCGTGGCCGAAGGCGGAGTCCGGCATGCCGTGGAGAAGCAGCACGACATAGTCATCGTGGACACTGCCGGCCGGCTCGGTATCGATGAAGAACTGATGCAGCAGGCGGCCGACATCCGCAATGCGGTGACGCCCGACGAGGTGCTGTTCGTCATCGACGCCATGATCGGCCAAGATGCCGTGCGCACGGCCGAAGCCTTCGCGGACGGCGTCGGATTCACCGGCGTCGTCTTGTCGAAGCTGGACGGCGATGCCCGCGGCGGCGCCGCACTGTCCGTTGCCGAAGTCACCGGTAAGCCCGTCATGTTCGCATCCACGGGTGAGAATCTTGGCGATTTCGAGCCGTTCCACCCCGACCGGATGGCGTCACGCATCCTCGACATGGGCGATGTGCTCACGCTCATCGAACAGGCCGAGAAGGCGTTCGACCAAGACGAAGCCGAAAAGATGGCGGCGAAGATCACCTCAGGTGAAGACTTCGACCTCAACGACTTCCTCAAGCAAATGGCGAGCCTGCGCAATATGGGCTCGTTGAAGAAGATGATCGCCATGATGCCGGGCGCCGCGTCGATCCGCGAGCAGCTCGACAACTTCGACGAACGGGAAGTCGACAGGGTCGAGGCGATCGTGCGGTCGATGACTCCTGCCGAACGCACTAATCCGAAGCTCCTCAACGGCTCGCGCCGCTCCCGCATCGCCCGGGGCTCGGGAGTCACGGTGACGGATGTCAACCAGCTGATGGAACGCTTCGGCCAGGCCCAAAAGATGATGCGCCAAATGCGCGGCGGCGGAGGCGGCATGCCCGGTATGGGTGGTATGCCCGGAATGGGCGGCGGCATGCCCGGTATGGGCGGCCTGCCGGGCGGTAAGAAATCGAAGGGTAAGTCGTCGTCCTCGAAGAAGAAAAAGGGCAAATCGGGCAATCCGGCCAAGCGGGCCATGGAAGAGCGCGGCGAAAAGACGAAGCCCGCCCCCGTCCAGGACGGTTCGGCATTCGGGTCCGATGAGCCAAAGGACGCGTTCGACCCGGCCAATCTGCCGGACGGATTCGGCAAGTTCCTCGGCCGGTAGCGTCCGGGCGTTCAAGGAAAGTTGGGCAATTGTCTGCCCATCTGGCACAATTATTCAGTACTCGCGCGGGCCCGGGCCCTCTCACCCGGAACCGCGTCGCGTCCAAGTAGCTGGCCGTCCCGTCCAACCCCACGGATCCGACGTGCAGCTCGACACTGACAAGAACCAGGAGACACCACCCAAGTGGCAGTCAAAATTCGTTTGAAGCGATTCGGCAAGATTCGCAGCCCCTTTTACCGCGTCGTCATCATGGACAGCCGCCAAAAGCGTGACGGCCGCTCGATTGAAGAGATCGGTCTGTATCACCCGCTGCGCGAGCCGTCGCTGATCGAGATCGATTCCGATCGCGCTCAGTACTGGCTCGGCGTTGGCGCCCAGCCGAGCGAGCAGGTCTTGGCATTGCTCAAGATCACCGGCGATTGGCAGAAGTTCAAGGGGCTCCCGGGCGCCGAAGGCACTCTGCGTCGTCCGGAGGAAAAGAAGCCGTTCGAAGCTCCGGAAAGCAGCTCTGCTCCGAAGGAAGCCGTCACGCCGAAGTCCAAGAAGGCCGAAAAGCCCGAGGAAAAGGCCGAGGACAAGGCCGAGGAAAAGCCGGCCGACGAGAAGGCGGCTGCGGAGCCTTCCGAAACCGGCGCCGAGGCGTAACCGATGCTTGGTGAGGCTCTCGAGCATCTGGTCAAGGGGATCGTCGATAATCCGGACGACGTGCGGGTACGGCCCAAGGACCTGCGCCGCGGCCAGTTGCTGGAAGTTCACGTGCACCCGGACGATCTCGGCCGCGTGATCGGCCGCTCCGGTCGCACCGCCAAGGCATTGCGCGCCGTGATCGGTGCGCTGGCCGACGGCGAGCCGGTCAGGGTCGACCTGATGGAAGCGCGCTAAACGCCAAGCAAACCCGATGACGGCCTTGGATCCGCCGGATGCACATCCGCCGGAGGCAAGGCCGTCATTTTTCGTCCCGGAAGAATCCAGCTCGACAGAAAAGAGCCCAGATGAACGTAGTGGCCAGGATCGGCCGGCCGCACGGCATCCGCGGTGAAGTGAGCGTCGAGGTGCTCACCGACATGCCGCGCGAGCAATTCGTCGTCGGCGCCGAATTCGCCACCGAGCCGGATATCGGCGGATTGCACCTGACCTCGGCCCGTTACGGCAACGGCCGGCTGCTGCTCGCCTTCGAGGAGATAACGGACCGGACGAGGGCCGAGGAAATTCGCAACACCCGCCTCCTGGCCGCCTCGATCGATGCCGAAGACGACGACGCGTGGGATCCGGCCCAGCTCGTCGGCCTGACTGCGAAGCTGGCGTCCGACGGCAGCATCGTCGGCACAGTGGCCCGGCTCGAACACGGGCCGGCGCAGGACCTACTCGTCGTCAGCGAGCCGTCCGGGGCCGAGGCCCTTGTCCCGTTCGTGCACGCGATCGTTCCGGTCGTCGACATCGAAGCGGGGAATGTGCTGCTCGACCCGCCCGGCGGTTTGCTGACGGACGGCGATCGGTCCGGAAACGACGTCTGACATGCGCTTTGACGTCGTCACGATCTTCCCGGACTACCTGGCACCGCTGAACCTGTCGCTCATCGGCAAGGCCCGGGCCAAGGGACTCATCGATCTGCGCGTGCACGACCTGCGCGATTTCACCACCGACCGCCACCGCACCGTCGACGACACCCCGTACGGCGGCGGCGCCGGGATGGTCATGCGCCCGGAGCCCTGGGGCGAGGCCATCGACCACGTACTCGCCTCGAGCACCCGGCCGGAGTCGGCGCCGACACTCGTCGTGCCGAGCCCGGCCGGTGTGCCGTTCACCCAGGAACTGGCCAAGACTTTGGCGCGCACCGAATGGGTGGCGTTTGCGTGCGGCCGGTACGAGGGCATCGACGAACGGGTGCTGGATGACGCCCGTCAGCGCATCCGTGTCATGCCGGTGAGCCTCGGCGACTACGTGTTGAACGGCGGCGAGGTGGCGGTCATGGCGATGATCGAGGCCATGGGACGGCTCGTGCCCGGGGTCATCGGCAACCCGGAATCCCTCGTGGAGGAGTCCCACGAAGCAGGCATGCTGGAATATCCGGTGTACACGAAACCCGGCACGTGGCGCGGCAGGGCGGTGCCCGATGTCCTGCTGTCGGGTAATCACGCGGCGATCGCCCGCTGGCGGCGGGACGAAGCGTTGTCTCGCACGGCCGAGCGGCGTCCGGACCTGATTGACGGCGCGCCGTCCGCGCAGTTCGACGAGTCCGATCTTGCCGCGCTGGCCCGATTGGGATGGAAGCCGGACGGCGACGTGCTGCGCCGCGGCTGACGATTTCTGTCCGCGGCCCGATTTATGGCAGAATGACTAATCGTGCCTATGGGTTGCGCCCTGCCATGGGGGAGCCGGCAATCGCACGCCGCAGACGCTTGCGGCATAGGCAAATATTTTTCGCTAGCCCGGTCGGGACGTTCGGTCCCGGGCGGACGGATCACATCAGGTGACCTGTGGCACCTGGAAGGAAGAGACAACATGCAGAAGCTCGACGCGCTTGACGCAGCATCGCTCAAGCAGGACATTCCAGAATTCCGCGCCGGCGACACCCTGAAGGTGCACGTCAAGGTCGTTGAAGGCACCCGCTCGCGCGTGCAGGTCTTCCAGGGCCTCGTTATCCGCCGTCACGGCGCCGGCGTTCGCGAGACCTTCACGGTCCGCAAGATCAGCTTCGGCGTCGGAGTGGAGCGCACCTTCCCGGTCCACTCGCCGGTCATCGACAAGATCGAGCTGGTCTCCCGCGGCGCCGTCCGCCGCGCCAAGCTCTACTACCTGCGCGGCCTGCACGGCAAGGCCGCCAAGATTCGCGAGAAGCGCTAAGGCTAGTTGCCCGGCAACACGTCAGAGAAAACCCCCAGCGGAAATCCGCGGGGGTTTTCTTGGCGGCGCACTTTCCTCTTCTTCGCGGTCTGTATCGTCGTGGCGGCCCTGGTTCGCGGATTTCTCATCCAGATGTACATGATCCCGTCGGGATCGATGGAGCCCACCTTGGACGTCGGCGATCATATCGCCGTCTACCGGCAGTCCTATCTGACGCATCCGCCGCGGCGCGGCGACGTCGTCGTGTTCGACGGGCGCGGCACGTTCTACCCGAACCGGGTCGAGCCGACGGGACTGAAGGCCGTCGGCACCGAAATCGGCTCCTGGTTCGGCCTGGCGAACCGCAATGCGTATATCGTCAAACGCGTCATCGGCGTCGGCGGCGACCACGTGCGCTGTTGCAACACTGCCGGCAAGATCGTCGTGAACGGGAACCCGGTCAATGAGCCTTACATCATGCCGGGCAACGCGCCGAGCGCCGGCAAATTCAACGTCAAGGTTCCGCCCGGCCACCTGTGGTTGATGGGCGACCATCGCAGTGATTCCGCAGACTCCCGCGCACACTTGGGCGACCCCGGCGGGGGCATGCTGCCCGACTCGCGAGTGGTCGGTAAGGTGGTATTACGCATTTGGCCGCCCAGTCGGTTCGGCTCCATCGACCACGGCGGAGATCGCCGTGCCGGTTGACCGACGCCGCATCCAATTTCGCCGACCGACGGCGCGACGACAACAGGGGGACACCGCGTGGACGCAGAGGTGAACTCCGAACGCGAGGAAAAGCCGGGCAACTCGTTTCTCGGCTGGCTGCGGGAAATTGCGTTCGTGATAGTCGCGGCGCTCATCCTCTCGTTCCTCATCAAGCTCTTCTTGATGCGCGCGTTCTACATTCCCAGCGAATCCATGATGAACACTCTCGACGTCAACGACCGCATCATGGTCAGCGAGCTCACGCCCCGGTTCTTCGACTTGGAACGCGGCGACGTCGTCGTCTTCAACGATCCCGGCGGCTGGCTCTCGCCTGCCGACAAGCCGCAGCACGAATGGTGGCGGACGGCGCTCATGTACGTGGGCCTGTACCCGCAGAACGCGGGGGAGCAGGTGGTCAAACGCATCATCGGAATGCCCGGCGACCGGGTCAAATGCTGTTCGCCGCAGGGGCGGATCGTCGTCAACGGCACTCCCATCAAGGAGACGTACCTGCCGCCCGGCATGGCGCCGTCGCAAAAGAAGTTCAACGTGAAGGTGCCGGCCGGCCACCTGTGGGTGATGGGCGACAACCGTTCGAACTCGGCCGATTCGCGTTATCCCGGGCACGGGGCGATCCCGGAGGACGACGTCGTCGGCAGAGTCTTCCTCATCAACTGGCCGCTCGATCGCATACGCATCCTGCACACGCCGTCCGCGGTCTTCGCCAAGGTACCCAATCCATGACGGGGGCACAGGCGCCGACCCTCGACGTCGAGCGCGAGCTGATGCGCGGCGGTTTCCGCTTCATCGCCGGCATGGACGAAGTCGGTCGAGGTGCGCTTGCCGGACCGGTATCGGTCGGCGTCGTCATGATCGACGCGACCTGCGCCTCGGTGTTGCCCGGCGTGCGCGATTCGAAACTGCTCAGCGCAGCCCAACGCGAGGCATTGATCTCCGACATTGAAAAATGGTGCGTGTCCTCGGCCGTCGGCCACGCCGGCCCGGCCGACATCGACCGGATGGGCATCACCCGCGCACTCGGCCTGGCCGGACGGCGGGCCCTTGCCGAGTTGGACGCCGTGCCGGACGTCGTCCTGCTCGACGGAAACGCCGATTGGCTATCCGGGCGCGGCGTCCAGCTCGGGCTGGCAGAAGCCGCCGAGTCGGCGGGCGCCGCTGACGGGGATGACGGACGTCTGCCCCCGGTGCGCACCCGCGTGAAAGCCGACCTCACCTCGGTCACGGTCGGCGCGGCCAGCGTGCTGGCCAAGGTGTGCCGCGATGCGTTGATGGCCGGGCTTGCGCCGGAATTCCCGCACTTCGACTGGCAGCTCAACAAGGGGTACGGCACCGCCGCGCACCGCGCCATGATCTCCCGGCACGGGCCGTGCCGACATCACCGGACAAGTTGGCGGCTGCCTTCATCGGCGGGCCGGGATGCGTTGCCCACGGCCGGCGAGGCATGATGAGACTGTGAGCACCGAGGATCTCGAGAACTACGAAACCGATATGGAGCTCAAGCTCTATCGGGAGTACCGGGACGTCGTCGGCCTATTCAGCTACGTGGTCGAAACCGAGCGGCGTTTTTACCTGGCCAACCATGTCGACCTGCAAGCGCGCAGCGATCACGGCGGCGAGATCTATTTCGAGCTGACGCTGCGCGACGCGTGGGTCTGGGACGTGTATCGCTCGGCCCGGTTCGTCAAGGTCGTGCGAGTTGTGACCTTCAAGGACGTCAACGTCGAAGAGCTGGCGCAAAGCGATCTCGAAGTGCCCAAGACGCTCGACGACTGACGAAGGCCACTGCCGTGCCTCCCGCCGTCGCGCGGGGGCTCGGGGACGACACTTGCGTCCACAACCGGGGCGGCGCCCGCGGTTATCCACAATTTGCCCGTGCCGAGTTTACCCCGGTCGGCCCCGCGTCCACGCTGGAGTCGGACCGGAAGGAAACCGATGCGGCGCAAAGACGAACTGGGCCAGTGGGGCGAAAAGTGCGCGGCCGACCATTTGGCCGCCCAGGGCTTCGATCTGCTCGACCGCAATTGGCATTGTCGCGACGGCGAGATCGATCTGGTGGCGCGGGACGGCGACTGCCTGGTCATCGTCGAAGTCAAGACGAGGCGTACGGGGTCGGCCGGCCACCCGCTTGAAGCCGTCACCGCCAAGAAACTGGCCACCCTCAGACGGCTTGCGGCGCTGTGGCTGCGCGGCCACCCGGTTGCTGCGGCCACCATCCGCATCGACGTGGTCGGCGTGTTGTGCGCAGGCGAGGGACGGGCGGCCATCGAGCATGTGCGGAACGTGAGCCTATGAGCATCGTCGGCCGCAGTCTGGCCGTGACGTTGAACGGACTGGCCGGCGCCCTCGTCGAGACCGAAGCGGCGTTTTACGACGGTCTTCCGGGGTTCGCTCTCGTCGGCCTTCCCGATACCGCCGTCGGCGAATCCAAACAACGCGTACGGGCCGCGTTGTCGGCGACGTCCGTCACGCTCCCGGCGCGCCGACTGACGGTCAATCTCCGCCCGGCGTCAGTGCGCAAGGCCGGAACCGGGTTCGACTTGAGCATTGCCGTGTCGATCCTCGCGGCCATCGGCCTCGTCGACCCGGACAGCACGGCCCGGACAGTGCACCTGGCCGAACTGGGCCTTGATTCGCGGTTGCGGCACGTGCGCGGCGTGCTCCC
It encodes the following:
- a CDS encoding RNA-binding protein; the protein is MLGEALEHLVKGIVDNPDDVRVRPKDLRRGQLLEVHVHPDDLGRVIGRSGRTAKALRAVIGALADGEPVRVDLMEAR
- the ffh gene encoding signal recognition particle protein encodes the protein MFNSLSDRLTTTFKNLRGKGRLSEADVDATIREIRRALLDADVALPVVRGFTGKVRERALSAEVSAALNPAQQIVKIVNDQLVEVLGGETRRLQFAKNPPTVIMLAGLQGAGKTTLAGKLGKYLAAEGHTPLLVASDLQRPNAVTQLQVVGERAGVPVYAPEPGNGIGDPIAVAEGGVRHAVEKQHDIVIVDTAGRLGIDEELMQQAADIRNAVTPDEVLFVIDAMIGQDAVRTAEAFADGVGFTGVVLSKLDGDARGGAALSVAEVTGKPVMFASTGENLGDFEPFHPDRMASRILDMGDVLTLIEQAEKAFDQDEAEKMAAKITSGEDFDLNDFLKQMASLRNMGSLKKMIAMMPGAASIREQLDNFDEREVDRVEAIVRSMTPAERTNPKLLNGSRRSRIARGSGVTVTDVNQLMERFGQAQKMMRQMRGGGGGMPGMGGMPGMGGGMPGMGGLPGGKKSKGKSSSSKKKKGKSGNPAKRAMEERGEKTKPAPVQDGSAFGSDEPKDAFDPANLPDGFGKFLGR
- the rimM gene encoding ribosome maturation factor RimM (Essential for efficient processing of 16S rRNA), which produces MNVVARIGRPHGIRGEVSVEVLTDMPREQFVVGAEFATEPDIGGLHLTSARYGNGRLLLAFEEITDRTRAEEIRNTRLLAASIDAEDDDAWDPAQLVGLTAKLASDGSIVGTVARLEHGPAQDLLVVSEPSGAEALVPFVHAIVPVVDIEAGNVLLDPPGGLLTDGDRSGNDV
- the smc gene encoding chromosome segregation protein SMC, coding for MHLKTLTLRGFKSFASATTFEFEPGVTCVVGPNGSGKSNVVDALSWVMGEQGVKSLRGGKMEDVIFAGTSGRAPLGRAEVSLTIDNTDGALPIDYTEVTISRTLFRSGGSEYAINGSSARLLDVQELLSDSGLGREMHVIVGQGQLDAVLHASPEERRGFIEEAAGVLKHRKRKEKAVRKLEAMQANLTRLSDLTSEIRRQLGPLGRQAKIARRAQTVQADLRDARARLLADDLVQLTSQFEQEAADESALKARRAEVEKALEEAKTRQNHVQRTLAEASPRLAAHRDTWYRLSTLHERLGSLKNLAGERIRLLGTQEEKSGSGRDPDELDKQAESLRDEQSRLAEEIDGLKRALDDAAAHRSESEDAHAREEKRVAALLRASADRREGLARLAGAVQAQRSKVEAAEAEIGRQRESLRETERRRDDASAEFASVEQSVAGVEEGEEGLDREHESAQTELDAAEAALAELDATTRELETEQNSLTARLDALQIGLARQDGSGVLLDSGSPGVLGSVTSLLSVKSGYENAVTAALGRVADAVVVDSVDSAVDAVRYLKDGEAGRSELVIANGADGPAPAPAHDGGTPAIDVVTPKPALKSAIARLLAGTVIVDGIAEARELVARSGDVTAVTRDGDVFSASRALGGTVGESPSLLALQTAVDEAGARQSEIEHELERVRFARAGADERVQKASADVDAAMAELHASDARLAAVAEQLGRLGSQTRSAAAEAERLEKQVATTEESLETERKKLADVTERLAAAEDADEGDQEPDTDARDDLADKARMARAAEMDAKLALRTGEERAHALAGRVKSLEAAARTERNARAEAARRAEIRQQQSQRAQAVASAADAVAEALSGSMTRAAEARDEAEREHAAGEETLGKLRTTVDELQGELNELTDTVHSGEVARTQQRLQIEALQSRAVDELGITAEHLVDEFGPDRPVPVASPGNDSADGGPEGGNERDDGPGAGNERDTVPYVRAEQEKRLKSAERDLNKLGRVNPLALEEFNALEERHKFLETQLDDLKRSRGDLLDIVSDVDKRVEEVFTEAFHDTAEQFTVVFDRLFPGGEGKLVLTNPDDMLTTGIDVEARPAGKKVKRLSLLSGGERSLTAVALLVAIFKARPSPFYVMDEVEAALDDTNLSRLITIFDELRESSQLIVITHQKRTMEVADALYGVSMRGDGVSAVISQRLDGRHDAAAGQETVSES
- the rpsP gene encoding 30S ribosomal protein S16, which codes for MAVKIRLKRFGKIRSPFYRVVIMDSRQKRDGRSIEEIGLYHPLREPSLIEIDSDRAQYWLGVGAQPSEQVLALLKITGDWQKFKGLPGAEGTLRRPEEKKPFEAPESSSAPKEAVTPKSKKAEKPEEKAEDKAEEKPADEKAAAEPSETGAEA
- the ftsY gene encoding signal recognition particle-docking protein FtsY, with the translated sequence MDATELLVFIIVFVVVVAGVATTLVTGAKRRAKSALQRRPRGGTATAEDESGTVQEERAAGDESASEPGDTLTAPTEPAPLETPTEPRTRLARLRARLAKSNSGLGRGLLALLSRDTLDEETWEEIEDTLLLADVGVDPTTELVDTLRERVRVLGTKEPDQLRALLREELIKLVDPTMERELSVTAAPGRPAVVLVVGVNGTGKTTTVGKLARVLVAEDKDVVLGAADTFRAAAADQLQTWGERVGVPTVRSDKEGADPASVAHDAVRAGIDGESDVVLIDTAGRLQNKVGLMDQLGKVKRVAERALDGGTIDEVLLVLDATTGQNGMQQAKVFSEVVDISGIVLTKLDGTAKGGIVVAVQRALGVPVKLIGLGEGPDDLAPFTAEEFVDALLD
- the trmD gene encoding tRNA (guanosine(37)-N1)-methyltransferase TrmD, with the protein product MRFDVVTIFPDYLAPLNLSLIGKARAKGLIDLRVHDLRDFTTDRHRTVDDTPYGGGAGMVMRPEPWGEAIDHVLASSTRPESAPTLVVPSPAGVPFTQELAKTLARTEWVAFACGRYEGIDERVLDDARQRIRVMPVSLGDYVLNGGEVAVMAMIEAMGRLVPGVIGNPESLVEESHEAGMLEYPVYTKPGTWRGRAVPDVLLSGNHAAIARWRRDEALSRTAERRPDLIDGAPSAQFDESDLAALARLGWKPDGDVLRRG
- the rplS gene encoding 50S ribosomal protein L19, with amino-acid sequence MQKLDALDAASLKQDIPEFRAGDTLKVHVKVVEGTRSRVQVFQGLVIRRHGAGVRETFTVRKISFGVGVERTFPVHSPVIDKIELVSRGAVRRAKLYYLRGLHGKAAKIREKR